One Bdellovibrio bacteriovorus str. Tiberius DNA segment encodes these proteins:
- a CDS encoding ABC transporter permease, translating to MLFLIFPFLFLLTQFGFSGWPDMGELVWAFKNSFLQAFFSSVFSLIMGFWVALGLLTLHSARGRKVRWGLEILCLLPNFMPPIFILLSTLNVIDPFPMGIPGIVIVHTLMNFGLVAVLLASTIENKLGGMIELAYVEGAGRWQFLMRGLFPMLKKDFWLLGLFIFVICFGSFAVPLIVGGGRGTTVEVLIYEKIRLSSNWGDAVLLAFLQSVFIFALSFVASRGKGVHSTRTANLSLLKTPTGIVVIAGLSFLYLFGYVQGFLSGLSQISTFYELQSALIWNFIGSLTLGMSVGILSYAGLMLIAYCWPKTWFEKFLNGYVAPSTSLACFCLLILSPNEGFYPFIKIPVALTLLSLNSLFRMGWDSELHALQNQMTVAYSMGASKAQIFKEILFPQLSGRAGLLAGIASIWAAGDFAVSRILAHRDLSIAMMTETLMSGYRLNQAIVLSSLIIVAGLICFALCVGGSRVLGRKFAP from the coding sequence GTGCTGTTTCTGATTTTTCCATTTCTGTTTCTGCTGACTCAGTTTGGTTTTTCCGGCTGGCCCGACATGGGCGAGCTGGTCTGGGCCTTTAAGAACAGTTTCCTGCAGGCTTTCTTTTCTTCTGTCTTTTCATTGATCATGGGTTTTTGGGTGGCGTTGGGTTTGTTGACCCTGCACTCGGCCCGCGGGCGCAAGGTGCGCTGGGGGCTTGAGATTCTGTGCCTGCTTCCCAATTTTATGCCGCCGATCTTTATCCTGCTTTCCACACTCAACGTCATTGATCCGTTTCCGATGGGAATTCCCGGGATTGTGATCGTGCACACTTTGATGAACTTTGGCCTGGTGGCGGTTCTTTTGGCGTCGACCATTGAAAACAAACTGGGTGGCATGATCGAGCTTGCTTATGTGGAAGGGGCGGGCCGCTGGCAGTTCCTGATGCGCGGGTTGTTCCCGATGCTGAAAAAAGATTTCTGGCTGCTGGGGTTATTCATCTTTGTGATCTGTTTTGGCAGCTTCGCGGTTCCGCTGATTGTCGGCGGCGGGCGTGGCACCACGGTGGAAGTGTTGATTTATGAAAAGATCCGTCTTTCAAGTAACTGGGGGGACGCAGTTTTACTGGCATTCCTGCAATCAGTGTTTATCTTTGCGCTGTCCTTTGTCGCCAGCCGCGGAAAAGGTGTGCACAGCACCCGCACTGCAAATTTGAGCCTGCTGAAAACGCCGACGGGGATTGTCGTTATCGCAGGATTGTCCTTCTTGTATCTGTTTGGGTACGTGCAGGGGTTCCTGTCCGGGCTTTCGCAGATTTCCACGTTTTATGAATTGCAGTCAGCGCTAATCTGGAACTTTATTGGCAGTCTGACTTTGGGAATGAGTGTTGGTATTTTGTCCTATGCCGGGCTGATGCTGATTGCCTACTGTTGGCCGAAGACGTGGTTTGAAAAATTCCTGAATGGTTATGTGGCGCCGTCCACTTCACTGGCGTGCTTTTGCCTTTTGATCTTAAGCCCGAACGAAGGCTTTTATCCGTTTATCAAAATTCCGGTGGCGCTGACGCTGCTTAGTCTGAACAGCCTGTTCCGTATGGGTTGGGACAGCGAACTGCACGCTTTGCAAAATCAGATGACCGTGGCTTACTCCATGGGGGCTTCCAAAGCGCAGATTTTTAAAGAAATTCTGTTCCCGCAGCTTTCTGGTCGTGCGGGATTACTGGCGGGGATAGCGTCGATCTGGGCAGCGGGTGACTTTGCCGTATCGCGGATTCTGGCGCACCGGGATCTGAGCATCGCGATGATGACGGAAACCTTGATGTCGGGTTATCGCTTGAATCAGGCCATTGTTCTTAGCAGTTTGATTATTGTCGCCGGTTTGATTTGTTTTGCTTTGTGTGTGGGAGGCAGCCGTGTCCTTGGTCGAAAATTTGCACCGTGA
- a CDS encoding ATP-binding cassette domain-containing protein: MSLVENLHRDYGDFKLDIDSWEILDEGVTVLWGPSGSGKTSVFRILLGLESCPGFKWTYQGTDLAKLKTPDRNLGVVFQTLDLFPHLSAEENMMFAARARKVNPAKSSARLKELSSILKMESFLQRPAAVLSGGEKQRVAIARALMGEPRLLLLDEPFSALDQELRDESRKLVKSVIETEKIPTLLVTHDQRDVEILGNKVTTIRNGRLA, from the coding sequence GTGTCCTTGGTCGAAAATTTGCACCGTGATTACGGAGACTTCAAATTAGATATCGATTCCTGGGAAATCCTCGATGAAGGCGTCACTGTATTGTGGGGCCCGTCGGGCTCTGGGAAAACATCGGTGTTTCGCATTTTGCTGGGCCTTGAAAGCTGCCCGGGATTCAAGTGGACTTATCAGGGGACCGATCTGGCTAAGCTGAAAACTCCGGACCGAAACTTGGGCGTGGTGTTTCAGACTTTGGATCTTTTCCCGCACCTGAGTGCTGAAGAAAACATGATGTTCGCAGCCCGCGCCCGCAAAGTGAATCCAGCGAAATCCAGTGCGCGTTTGAAAGAACTTTCTTCAATCCTGAAAATGGAGTCTTTCCTGCAAAGGCCAGCGGCGGTGCTGTCGGGCGGGGAAAAGCAGCGTGTCGCCATTGCGCGCGCCTTGATGGGCGAGCCTCGTTTGCTTTTGCTGGATGAACCTTTTTCCGCTTTGGATCAGGAACTGCGCGATGAAAGCCGTAAACTGGTGAAAAGTGTGATTGAGACCGAGAAAATTCCAACCCTGCTTGTAACCCACGACCAGCGCGACGTGGAGATCCTTGGGAACAAGGTCACCACCATCCGCAACGGCCGCCTTGCTTAG
- a CDS encoding ATP-binding protein — translation MTLRLRIFLFNLISVFLATFVVALIGLKIVESTVIDSTYERLTQIRISKTSSIENYFRDLQTAINLISSHELTDDLLHEKKVDSLPEFRRLLDNYVLDFNIYDMALINNQGVVVYTTRKDIEDGSSVSVGSIPGSKLKDIYTWGVKAQEGSTLFLDFDKDSLNPNSATGFVASPIYRNLRPVGVLVLKISISEIDRITSDNFAWPTHGMGQTGETLIYGEDWSLRNTGRFRVEASQAAQGSLEAEVLSSNRGDEDIKKIENLSEVRELGTDYRGQKVIRSIGKIYLPNGELWYIQTKIDESEAFAVLDRIAIASSAAAVLIFILFFFATFAATGKVVEPIQLLTDRLEKLGTSNLTQKINYNSKDEIGLLVSKYNQLADRLETTTVSKEFLDSVIQSIKAFLFIVKVSHHDDWRQASYMISQANESALKFLGYSTNQISHVDLKQLISTQEEFNNYTWLLQTRHSIEAEITAQDGRRLPVLMNWAALPNRTSKDLTFVFVCTDITDRITAETALIEAREQAVKASQAKSEFLARMSHEIRTPLNAIIGITDILAESDLKPEQSQLVRVCANAGENLLALINDILDISKIEAREVRLEKIAFDLESTTTNICDILKQKASEKDLKFSLSVNLPKNRAPLVIGDPTRLRQILFNLIGNAIKFTQEGEIAVSLDFDGTSQKFVRFTIRDTGTGIPKDKQHLLFQSFVQADSSITRKFGGSGLGLTISKNLVELMGGRIWFQSEEGTGSSFYFTVPYIPTEAPRELVAPEKAPVANATPRPPMNELTVTRSARILVVDDTEDNRFLLLTYLKKLPFEVVQAENGKEAVEKVLAEPFDLILMDIQMPVMDGYAATRKIRQWEKDQGTEPIPIIAVSANAMAEDMQKSLDVGCTEHVTKPIKKSALLEMIQRYLG, via the coding sequence ATGACATTACGTTTAAGAATTTTCTTATTCAATTTAATCTCCGTCTTTCTTGCGACGTTTGTCGTCGCGCTTATTGGCCTCAAGATTGTTGAATCCACCGTTATCGACAGCACCTATGAACGTCTGACTCAAATCCGTATCAGCAAGACCAGCTCCATCGAAAATTATTTCCGTGATCTGCAAACGGCGATCAATCTGATCTCTTCTCACGAACTGACGGACGATCTGCTGCATGAAAAGAAAGTCGACAGCCTGCCCGAGTTCCGCCGCCTGCTGGATAACTATGTCCTGGACTTCAATATCTACGACATGGCGCTGATCAACAATCAGGGCGTTGTGGTCTACACGACCCGCAAAGACATCGAAGACGGTTCATCCGTCTCTGTAGGTTCGATTCCGGGATCAAAGCTCAAGGACATCTACACTTGGGGCGTGAAGGCCCAAGAAGGCTCGACCCTGTTTCTGGACTTTGACAAGGACAGTTTGAATCCCAATTCAGCCACCGGCTTTGTTGCCTCCCCGATTTATCGCAACCTGCGCCCGGTCGGCGTTCTGGTTCTGAAAATTTCCATCTCGGAAATTGATCGCATCACCAGTGATAACTTTGCATGGCCGACCCACGGCATGGGCCAAACGGGCGAGACGCTGATTTACGGCGAAGACTGGAGTCTGCGTAACACCGGAAGATTCCGCGTTGAAGCCAGCCAAGCTGCTCAGGGAAGCCTTGAAGCCGAAGTCCTTTCATCCAACCGCGGCGATGAAGACATCAAAAAAATTGAGAACCTGAGCGAAGTGCGCGAGCTGGGCACTGACTATCGCGGGCAGAAAGTCATCCGCTCGATCGGAAAAATCTATCTGCCCAACGGTGAGCTTTGGTACATCCAGACCAAGATTGACGAAAGCGAAGCCTTTGCCGTCCTGGACCGTATCGCGATTGCCTCCAGTGCCGCGGCGGTTTTGATCTTTATCCTGTTCTTCTTTGCGACCTTTGCCGCCACCGGAAAAGTCGTGGAACCCATCCAGCTTCTGACCGACCGCCTGGAAAAACTGGGTACCAGCAACCTGACCCAGAAGATCAACTATAATTCCAAGGACGAAATCGGTTTGCTGGTGAGCAAGTACAATCAGCTGGCCGACCGTTTGGAAACCACCACCGTTTCCAAAGAGTTCCTGGACAGTGTCATTCAATCTATCAAGGCCTTCCTGTTCATCGTCAAAGTGAGCCATCACGACGACTGGAGACAGGCATCGTACATGATCTCACAGGCCAATGAATCCGCGCTGAAGTTCCTGGGTTATTCCACGAATCAGATTTCCCATGTGGACCTGAAACAACTGATCAGCACGCAGGAAGAATTCAACAACTACACCTGGCTGCTACAAACCCGTCACAGCATCGAGGCCGAGATCACAGCCCAGGACGGACGTCGTCTGCCGGTGCTGATGAACTGGGCGGCCCTTCCAAACCGCACCAGCAAAGACCTGACCTTCGTATTCGTCTGCACCGACATCACCGACCGTATCACCGCTGAAACCGCCCTGATCGAAGCGCGTGAACAGGCCGTAAAAGCATCCCAGGCGAAATCCGAATTCCTGGCTCGTATGAGCCACGAGATCCGCACCCCGTTAAATGCCATCATCGGTATCACCGACATTCTGGCGGAATCTGATCTGAAACCGGAACAATCCCAGCTGGTGCGCGTGTGCGCCAATGCCGGTGAAAATCTGCTGGCGCTGATCAATGATATTCTGGATATTTCCAAAATCGAAGCCCGCGAAGTGCGTCTGGAAAAAATCGCGTTTGATCTGGAATCCACGACCACGAATATCTGCGATATCCTGAAACAAAAAGCGTCTGAAAAAGATCTGAAGTTCTCGTTAAGTGTGAATTTACCAAAGAACCGTGCGCCGTTGGTCATCGGGGACCCGACCCGTCTGCGCCAGATCCTGTTCAACCTGATCGGAAACGCCATCAAATTCACTCAAGAAGGCGAAATCGCCGTGTCCCTGGACTTTGACGGGACTTCGCAAAAGTTTGTACGTTTCACAATCCGTGACACCGGTACCGGGATCCCTAAAGACAAACAGCACCTGCTGTTCCAGAGCTTTGTTCAGGCCGACAGTTCCATCACCCGCAAATTCGGCGGCAGTGGTTTGGGTCTGACGATTTCAAAAAATCTGGTTGAGCTGATGGGTGGACGCATCTGGTTCCAGAGCGAAGAAGGCACCGGAAGCTCGTTCTATTTTACAGTTCCTTACATTCCGACGGAAGCTCCGCGCGAACTGGTGGCACCTGAAAAAGCCCCGGTTGCCAATGCGACTCCACGTCCGCCAATGAATGAACTGACGGTCACCCGTTCGGCACGCATTCTGGTGGTGGATGACACTGAAGACAATCGCTTCCTGCTTTTGACTTATCTGAAAAAACTGCCATTTGAAGTTGTGCAGGCCGAAAACGGCAAAGAGGCCGTTGAAAAAGTTCTGGCTGAACCATTTGATTTGATTCTGATGGACATTCAGATGCCGGTGATGGATGGCTATGCGGCCACCCGCAAGATCCGTCAGTGGGAAAAAGATCAAGGCACCGAACCAATTCCAATCATCGCTGTCAGCGCCAACGCCATGGCTGAAGACATGCAAAAATCACTGGATGTCGGCTGCACTGAACACGTCACCAAGCCCATCAAAAAGTCAGCCCTGCTAGAAATGATTCAAAGATATCTAGGCTGA
- a CDS encoding substrate-binding periplasmic protein → MNVIKAFFLTAVLLLSSSRSYAERWVVMTLEWPPFTCSRCPENGAAAKALKDTLNKAGISVEFVFYPWTQTQKKAEQPDVVGYFPSWKDVLPGFTRSESLFKSPLGFIQQRSKPLVWAKLPDLKGKKLGITEGYSNTTEFNRLVKDRVLTVEAVISDDTNVRRVAQGQIDGALMDINNARYLISKTHPEYAGKVSVNQRILEDKELYFAFNTHNRDKAAKLKKALEKVNYQRIVDDYLLKYLLRLD, encoded by the coding sequence ATGAATGTAATCAAGGCGTTCTTTCTGACGGCAGTGCTGCTGCTCTCAAGCTCGCGGTCCTATGCGGAACGCTGGGTGGTGATGACACTGGAGTGGCCTCCATTCACCTGTTCGCGCTGTCCTGAAAACGGAGCAGCGGCAAAGGCGTTGAAAGACACTCTCAACAAAGCCGGCATCAGTGTCGAATTTGTGTTTTACCCTTGGACTCAAACTCAGAAAAAGGCTGAACAGCCTGATGTGGTTGGTTATTTTCCTTCATGGAAAGATGTGTTGCCCGGTTTTACACGTTCCGAATCATTGTTTAAGTCTCCACTGGGTTTTATTCAGCAACGAAGCAAGCCTCTGGTCTGGGCCAAACTGCCGGATCTGAAAGGAAAAAAGCTGGGTATCACCGAGGGCTACAGTAACACCACTGAATTCAATCGCCTGGTTAAGGATAGAGTGCTGACGGTCGAAGCAGTGATAAGCGACGACACCAACGTGCGACGGGTGGCCCAGGGGCAGATTGATGGTGCTCTGATGGATATCAACAACGCCCGGTATCTGATTTCAAAAACTCATCCCGAATATGCCGGCAAGGTTTCTGTCAATCAAAGGATCCTGGAAGATAAAGAGCTGTATTTCGCCTTTAACACCCATAATCGTGATAAGGCGGCTAAGCTTAAAAAAGCCCTGGAGAAGGTCAACTATCAGCGCATCGTGGATGACTATTTGCTGAAGTACCTTCTGCGCCTTGATTAA
- a CDS encoding 3D domain-containing protein, which produces MKIFSQTLALLAAVVLLNACAASKSSDGSGLIPTIYFKPTIQLDKNKCSSASLRDLLSPEGRVLTTLCDSDYAQCLLQGSCLIEDDGVSTSYNYHSTKDGVARFIVTDTKVCPFGYGVSNACLDPYFSAAADLKIYKLGDVLYIPRLVGAKMPNGEVHDGYIVIRDAGGGVKGAGRFDFFTGYMDHRNKKNTMARLGFGDPKNRIEYRVVRGEEAASARDRRGFPGLKKSILEEQQD; this is translated from the coding sequence ATGAAAATCTTCAGTCAGACTCTGGCTCTTCTTGCGGCGGTGGTGTTGCTGAACGCCTGCGCGGCTTCCAAGTCCAGCGATGGTTCCGGATTAATTCCCACCATCTATTTTAAGCCCACAATTCAACTGGATAAGAACAAGTGTTCTTCCGCATCACTGCGTGATCTGCTTTCGCCCGAGGGCCGCGTGCTGACGACACTTTGTGATTCGGATTATGCTCAGTGCTTGCTTCAGGGGTCCTGCCTGATTGAGGACGACGGCGTGTCGACCTCTTACAATTATCATTCTACCAAAGACGGCGTGGCTCGTTTTATTGTGACGGACACCAAGGTTTGCCCTTTCGGTTATGGTGTCAGCAACGCATGTCTGGATCCTTATTTCTCGGCAGCCGCAGATTTGAAAATCTATAAGCTGGGTGATGTGCTTTACATTCCACGCTTGGTGGGCGCGAAGATGCCAAATGGCGAAGTTCATGATGGGTACATCGTCATTCGCGATGCGGGCGGCGGAGTCAAGGGTGCTGGTCGTTTTGATTTCTTCACAGGCTACATGGATCATCGTAATAAGAAAAACACCATGGCGCGCCTCGGTTTTGGGGATCCCAAGAATCGCATTGAATATCGTGTGGTCCGCGGCGAAGAAGCCGCCAGTGCGCGAGACCGCCGGGGATTCCCGGGACTTAAAAAATCCATTCTGGAAGAACAGCAAGACTAG
- a CDS encoding alpha/beta hydrolase → MKTIALFISVLLVSLTAAAKVQYLRLGSGKVIAYEYIQTNKASSILILLPGVNRALSAGDRSVQLLAEQGWNLLLPSLPAHPLSIEGLSASETPYFLYDSTIRSADFSSDIEQLVAVLKIKDVVPVTLSYTSTVGAFLNPKIFPHVIETVPLGIPTETNPEAAKNAELWEGWLRMNPLMAPYWIRQFRDQAYTKHWGATVDANLASDPEFYGAKPRTADIKTGYVTIARAAEDFDLTKVDYKADAVTRDFILAGEENSERLKNQIQALKNYLRSGKPVRVIVVANAGHVLPSESPSVYAAAIGLLAQEPVSATVSFMVVRKAADVRKAQWQGASALEAWMTEAVK, encoded by the coding sequence ATGAAAACAATCGCTCTGTTCATTTCAGTTCTTCTGGTATCACTGACAGCCGCGGCAAAGGTTCAGTATCTTCGTTTGGGATCCGGCAAAGTGATTGCCTATGAATACATCCAGACCAACAAAGCCTCTTCGATATTGATTTTACTTCCCGGGGTGAACCGCGCACTCAGTGCGGGCGATCGTTCAGTGCAACTGCTGGCAGAACAAGGGTGGAATCTTTTGCTGCCTTCATTGCCGGCGCATCCTCTTTCCATAGAAGGTCTTTCTGCCAGTGAAACGCCGTACTTTCTGTATGACTCGACCATTCGCTCTGCGGATTTTTCTTCTGACATTGAACAGCTTGTTGCGGTTTTGAAAATCAAAGACGTCGTTCCGGTGACGTTGTCTTACACGTCGACGGTGGGGGCTTTCTTAAATCCTAAAATTTTCCCGCATGTGATTGAAACAGTTCCGCTGGGTATTCCCACCGAAACGAATCCTGAAGCGGCCAAGAACGCCGAGCTGTGGGAAGGCTGGCTGCGCATGAATCCGCTGATGGCGCCGTACTGGATTCGTCAGTTCCGTGATCAGGCTTACACCAAGCACTGGGGGGCGACTGTTGATGCGAATCTTGCCAGTGATCCTGAATTCTACGGCGCAAAGCCACGCACGGCAGATATCAAGACGGGATACGTGACGATCGCCCGCGCGGCCGAGGACTTTGATCTGACCAAGGTGGATTACAAAGCAGACGCTGTGACTCGCGATTTTATTCTGGCGGGGGAAGAAAATTCCGAACGTCTGAAGAATCAGATTCAGGCTTTGAAAAATTATTTGCGCTCAGGCAAGCCGGTGCGTGTGATTGTGGTGGCGAATGCAGGGCATGTGCTGCCGTCGGAATCTCCGTCGGTGTATGCGGCGGCGATTGGGTTGCTGGCGCAGGAGCCTGTATCTGCGACGGTGTCTTTCATGGTGGTGCGTAAGGCCGCAGATGTGCGCAAAGCCCAGTGGCAGGGGGCTTCCGCGCTGGAGGCCTGGATGACCGAGGCTGTGAAATAG
- a CDS encoding N-acetylmuramoyl-L-alanine amidase-like domain-containing protein, which produces MKRSLLQSLLVSSLIMGMAPVYALAEVTGADQRLQSLYTSTAQLKQGQGKDRVSMFALQFLSEKSPYIVDPLGEGPQGDISHGPLYRFDGFDCTTFVETVLALSLSSSPEQFRTRMNQIRYKNAVVSYKTRNHFPSIDWIPNNIENGFVKDITGSIGGSKTKWSQTWIEKDAWFAKKGPEYVQMSREFKPTLGQLPYVAKADLLSSPEMLAKIPSGTIFHVVRPNWDLREGAGSRLDVSHMGFLIRENGVLYMVHASNGITRDGSNDEKQVKKEPLVAYVERVMMASPTTAGINILAVRKTP; this is translated from the coding sequence ATGAAACGTTCTTTGCTCCAATCACTGCTTGTTTCCTCCCTGATTATGGGGATGGCGCCGGTTTATGCGTTGGCTGAAGTAACGGGGGCCGACCAGCGCCTGCAAAGCCTTTACACCTCAACAGCGCAATTGAAGCAGGGGCAGGGCAAAGACCGTGTGTCGATGTTTGCTTTGCAGTTTCTTTCTGAAAAAAGCCCGTACATTGTGGATCCGCTGGGTGAAGGCCCTCAAGGTGACATCAGTCATGGACCGCTTTATCGCTTTGATGGCTTCGACTGCACAACGTTTGTAGAAACAGTGCTGGCGTTGTCGCTCTCATCAAGTCCTGAGCAGTTCCGCACGCGCATGAATCAGATTCGCTACAAAAATGCTGTGGTGTCGTACAAGACACGCAATCATTTTCCAAGCATCGACTGGATTCCTAATAATATTGAGAATGGTTTTGTAAAGGACATTACGGGTTCTATTGGCGGGTCTAAAACCAAGTGGTCGCAGACGTGGATTGAAAAAGACGCGTGGTTTGCGAAGAAGGGACCAGAGTACGTGCAGATGAGCCGCGAATTCAAACCAACGTTGGGCCAACTTCCCTACGTCGCCAAAGCAGATCTATTGAGTAGTCCCGAAATGCTTGCGAAAATTCCATCGGGCACGATCTTTCACGTGGTGCGCCCAAACTGGGATTTGCGCGAAGGTGCAGGATCTCGGCTAGATGTTTCTCATATGGGATTTTTAATTCGTGAAAATGGTGTGTTGTACATGGTTCACGCCAGTAACGGTATTACTCGTGACGGTAGTAACGACGAGAAGCAGGTAAAAAAAGAGCCGTTGGTTGCTTATGTGGAGCGCGTGATGATGGCTTCGCCGACCACCGCTGGAATCAACATCCTGGCCGTTCGTAAAACACCGTAA
- a CDS encoding flagellin N-terminal helical domain-containing protein: MGLRIATNTASIAAQRVLSKQQKRAEHAAQALASGSRIVNAADDAAGLAISENFKGQLKGIGQARNNANNAISFVQVSEGGLNEVSNILVRLRELGVQAASDTVSDTEREFLNKETQQLIQEADRIAKTTVFGTKKMLDGTAGAMEFQVGAYSDENNVIKFEFDADSTASALGIDSIAMAERGDARASLEQVDQAIEKVSGMRANFGAMQSRMESAVSNLDVSYENLSAANSRIRDTDVAKETAEMTSASILQNTAVSVLAQANQLPQVAMKLV, encoded by the coding sequence ATGGGCTTAAGAATCGCAACAAACACCGCATCTATCGCAGCACAACGTGTGCTATCCAAACAACAGAAACGCGCAGAGCATGCCGCTCAGGCACTGGCTTCTGGTAGCCGTATCGTAAATGCGGCCGACGACGCCGCAGGCTTGGCGATTTCTGAGAACTTCAAAGGACAATTGAAAGGTATCGGTCAGGCGCGAAACAACGCCAACAATGCCATCTCATTTGTTCAGGTCAGTGAGGGGGGCTTGAATGAGGTCTCCAACATTCTGGTGCGTCTGCGAGAGCTGGGCGTACAGGCCGCTTCCGATACTGTGAGTGACACAGAGAGGGAGTTCCTAAATAAAGAAACCCAACAACTTATCCAAGAGGCGGATCGTATTGCCAAGACCACGGTCTTCGGTACGAAGAAAATGCTGGATGGTACTGCCGGAGCCATGGAGTTCCAGGTGGGTGCTTACTCGGATGAGAACAACGTTATTAAATTTGAATTTGATGCCGACTCGACGGCCTCGGCTCTGGGAATCGATTCGATTGCCATGGCGGAAAGAGGGGATGCGCGAGCGTCTCTGGAGCAGGTCGATCAGGCGATTGAAAAAGTCTCGGGTATGCGAGCGAACTTCGGTGCGATGCAATCGCGAATGGAGTCCGCGGTGAGTAACCTTGACGTGTCCTATGAGAACTTGTCAGCGGCGAATTCTCGAATCCGCGACACCGACGTGGCGAAAGAAACGGCCGAAATGACATCTGCAAGTATTCTGCAAAATACAGCGGTGTCGGTTCTGGCTCAAGCCAACCAGTTGCCTCAAGTTGCAATGAAGTTGGTCTAA
- a CDS encoding flagellin N-terminal helical domain-containing protein — translation MGMRISTNVSAINAQRTMVNSQREIGKSMSQLASGSRINKAADDAAGLAISENLKSQIRSLGQASRNANDGISMVQTAEGGLSEISNILTRMRELGVQASSDTIGDTERGFLDKEVQQLKSEAQRITQTTRFGTTKLLDGSGDKFDFQVGINNDPEADRISFNAGETNASTSSLGIDSFDFSSKEGAQEALAAVDSAQSQVNGYRANLGALQNRLQSTVDNLGVQHENISAANSRIRDTDVAAATAETTRNQVLLQANTSVLSQANAMPNSALRLIG, via the coding sequence ATGGGAATGAGAATTTCTACGAACGTATCCGCAATCAACGCACAGAGAACAATGGTTAACTCTCAGCGTGAAATCGGTAAATCAATGTCACAACTTGCATCCGGCTCCCGCATCAATAAAGCGGCGGACGACGCAGCAGGTTTGGCGATCAGTGAAAACTTGAAATCGCAAATTCGCTCTCTGGGCCAGGCTTCCCGAAATGCGAACGATGGTATCTCCATGGTTCAAACTGCAGAGGGTGGTTTGTCAGAGATCTCCAACATCCTGACTCGTATGAGAGAACTGGGTGTACAAGCCTCTTCTGACACTATCGGTGATACAGAGCGCGGCTTCCTTGATAAAGAGGTTCAGCAACTTAAATCTGAGGCACAACGTATCACTCAGACTACCAGATTCGGTACAACAAAACTTCTGGATGGTTCCGGCGACAAGTTCGACTTCCAGGTAGGTATCAACAATGACCCTGAAGCAGATAGAATCTCCTTCAACGCCGGTGAAACAAATGCATCCACGTCCTCTTTGGGAATTGACAGCTTTGACTTCTCTTCCAAAGAAGGTGCACAAGAGGCACTGGCAGCAGTGGACTCTGCACAATCTCAAGTGAATGGTTACCGCGCAAATCTGGGTGCCCTTCAGAACAGATTGCAGTCCACAGTTGATAACTTGGGTGTGCAACATGAGAACATCTCCGCAGCTAACTCTCGTATCCGCGATACAGACGTAGCAGCAGCAACTGCAGAGACGACTCGTAACCAGGTACTTTTGCAGGCGAATACATCTGTGTTGTCTCAAGCCAACGCAATGCCAAACTCTGCACTAAGACTGATTGGTTAA